One [Clostridium] saccharolyticum WM1 DNA segment encodes these proteins:
- a CDS encoding citrate/2-methylcitrate synthase — protein MMNQKEFFRNVDEWSDICLNDERIDLEAYDRYEVKRGLRDKSGSGVVAGLTKVSKILSNKIVDGEKVPCEGQLFYRGYNIHDLVNGVVRESRFGFEEIAYLLLFGDLPDKDQLERFTRTLGYSRTLPTNFVRDVVMKAPSQDMMSCLARSILTLASYDDKASDISVPNVLRQSLMLISVMPMLAVYGYHSFNHYERGESMYIHRPDEKLSTAENILRLLRPDMKYSKVEAHVLDLALILHMEHGGGNNSTFTTHVVTSSGTDTYSVVAAALASLKGPKHGGANIKVVEMMEDLRKEVRDWKNEEEVENYLRKLLHKEAFDKKGLIYGMGHAVYSKSDPRAEIFKGFVKQLSEEKGRLEDFNLYSMIERLAPQVIADERKIYKGVSANVDFYSGFVYSMLDIPNELFTPIFAIARIVGWSAHRIEELINMDKIIRPAYISVMQEEEYKSLGDR, from the coding sequence ATGATGAACCAGAAAGAATTTTTTAGAAATGTGGACGAGTGGTCCGATATCTGTTTAAATGACGAAAGGATCGACCTGGAAGCCTATGACAGATATGAAGTAAAGCGGGGACTCAGGGACAAAAGCGGAAGCGGCGTTGTGGCAGGCTTGACCAAGGTGTCGAAAATTCTGTCAAACAAGATCGTAGACGGAGAAAAGGTACCATGTGAAGGCCAGCTGTTTTACCGGGGATATAACATTCATGATCTGGTAAACGGTGTTGTGAGAGAATCACGTTTCGGTTTCGAGGAAATCGCCTATCTCCTTCTTTTCGGAGATCTGCCGGACAAGGATCAGCTGGAACGCTTTACCCGGACCCTGGGCTACAGCCGGACTCTGCCCACTAATTTTGTCAGAGATGTGGTCATGAAAGCACCCAGCCAGGATATGATGTCCTGCCTTGCCAGAAGCATCCTGACTCTGGCCTCTTACGATGATAAGGCCAGCGACATATCCGTACCGAATGTGCTCCGCCAAAGCTTGATGCTGATCAGTGTGATGCCCATGCTGGCAGTTTATGGATACCACTCATTCAACCACTATGAAAGAGGGGAAAGCATGTACATCCACAGGCCGGATGAGAAGCTGTCTACGGCGGAGAATATCTTAAGGCTTCTAAGGCCGGATATGAAGTATTCCAAAGTGGAAGCCCATGTTCTTGATCTGGCCCTCATCCTTCATATGGAGCATGGCGGCGGTAACAACTCTACCTTTACGACCCATGTGGTCACCTCTTCCGGTACTGACACATACAGCGTGGTTGCAGCTGCCCTTGCTTCTTTAAAAGGCCCTAAGCATGGCGGTGCCAACATCAAGGTGGTGGAAATGATGGAAGACTTACGAAAGGAGGTCCGGGACTGGAAAAATGAGGAGGAAGTGGAGAATTATTTAAGAAAGCTTCTCCATAAGGAAGCATTTGATAAAAAAGGCCTTATTTACGGTATGGGACATGCGGTTTATTCCAAATCCGATCCCCGTGCGGAAATATTCAAAGGTTTTGTGAAGCAGTTATCAGAGGAAAAAGGACGCCTGGAGGATTTTAACCTCTATTCCATGATCGAACGTCTTGCCCCCCAGGTGATTGCAGATGAGAGAAAGATCTACAAAGGCGTAAGCGCCAACGTGGACTTTTACAGTGGTTTTGTGTACAGCATGCTGGACATTCCCAATGAATTGTTCACCCCCATCTTTGCCATTGCAAGAATCGTAGGCTGGAGTGCCCACCGGATTGAAGAGCTGATCAACATGGATAAAATCATCCGTCCGGCTTACATCAGTGTAATGCAGGAAGAGGAATATAAGTCCCTGGGAGACAGGTAG
- a CDS encoding trimeric intracellular cation channel family protein codes for MKIDLSLFFFVEAIGTIAFASSGAMVAIKKRLDLLGVIVLGVTTAVGGGMLRDIIIGNVPPALFKDPVYVLLAFITVMLLFIIVRMNQEILAGRSIETYEKVMNIFDAIGLGAFTVVGIDTAVLSGYGDYDFLIIFLGVITGVGGGILRDIMAGQTPYVLRKHIYACASIAGAILYAKLMNCMNGNIAMVIGACSVILIRLLATRFCWNLPTATKN; via the coding sequence ATGAAAATAGATCTTTCCCTGTTTTTCTTTGTAGAAGCCATTGGAACCATTGCTTTTGCCTCTTCCGGAGCTATGGTTGCCATTAAAAAACGGCTGGATCTTCTTGGAGTAATTGTACTTGGTGTCACCACTGCCGTGGGAGGGGGTATGTTAAGGGATATTATAATAGGAAATGTGCCCCCTGCCCTTTTTAAAGACCCGGTCTATGTATTGCTGGCCTTTATAACGGTTATGCTTCTATTTATCATCGTAAGGATGAATCAGGAGATCCTGGCAGGACGTTCCATAGAAACCTATGAAAAGGTCATGAACATATTTGATGCCATCGGCCTTGGTGCCTTTACTGTTGTAGGGATTGATACAGCAGTTCTGTCCGGTTATGGGGATTATGATTTCCTCATTATCTTTTTAGGCGTTATCACCGGAGTCGGAGGCGGCATACTGCGTGACATTATGGCCGGACAAACTCCCTATGTCCTTAGAAAACACATTTATGCCTGCGCTTCCATTGCAGGCGCTATCCTTTATGCAAAGCTTATGAACTGCATGAACGGCAATATCGCCATGGTGATCGGTGCCTGTTCCGTGATACTGATCCGCCTTCTGGCGACCCGCTTTTGCTGGAATCTGCCTACAGCAACAAAAAACTAA
- a CDS encoding TIGR01906 family membrane protein, translating into MNRFLQYTAGIIFSLCLMTVLLFTSVEAAVYWVPGYFEKEYAKYNVTESVSMTMEDLLNVTGEMMSYLRGKRDDLHVETTMGGVEREFFNAREIAHMEDVRGLFLGALSIRRGCLMVMALCLMILLLLKTSFKRTFPRAVCAGTGIFFFLSAVLAIIISTDFTRYFILFHHIFFKNDLWMLDPSTDMLINIVPEGFFRDTVFLIGSIYLFSILMIFAACLFLMSRAGRKQSQTGSM; encoded by the coding sequence ATGAACCGTTTTCTTCAATATACTGCCGGAATCATTTTTTCCCTCTGTCTCATGACCGTGCTGTTATTTACCTCCGTGGAGGCCGCCGTATACTGGGTGCCGGGATACTTTGAAAAAGAATATGCCAAATACAATGTAACCGAATCCGTCTCCATGACAATGGAGGATCTTCTTAACGTTACCGGGGAAATGATGTCCTATCTGCGGGGCAAGAGAGATGATCTTCACGTGGAAACCACCATGGGAGGCGTAGAACGGGAATTTTTTAATGCCAGGGAAATCGCTCATATGGAGGATGTCCGGGGATTGTTTTTAGGTGCCCTTTCTATACGGAGAGGCTGCCTCATGGTCATGGCTTTATGTCTCATGATCCTTCTTCTATTAAAAACCAGCTTTAAGAGAACATTTCCCAGGGCCGTATGTGCGGGAACCGGAATCTTTTTTTTCCTGTCTGCTGTCTTAGCAATCATTATTTCTACGGATTTCACCAGGTATTTTATCCTGTTTCATCATATCTTTTTTAAAAATGACTTATGGATGCTGGATCCTTCCACGGATATGCTGATTAACATCGTACCGGAAGGCTTTTTTAGGGACACAGTTTTCCTCATCGGCTCCATCTACCTTTTCTCCATCCTTATGATCTTCGCCGCCTGCCTCTTTCTTATGAGCAGGGCCGGAAGGAAACAGTCCCAAACCGGAAGCATGTAA
- a CDS encoding D-alanyl-D-alanine carboxypeptidase family protein: MTQIIKKFSIFFLCLLFLVSSNTETSLAAEDWPSGISVQAQGAILMDADTGTVLWGQNIHNQYFPASITKVMTALLVIENCSLDETVTFSHNAVYNVESGSSNAGINEGDKLSVKDCLYALLLKSANESANALAEHVAGSTEAFADMMNTRAKELGCTNTHFSNPSGLNNPEHYTSPYDMALIARAAFNNPVFGEIDSTTYYKLPPNSINKEGLTIYPGHKMMRKSTPYYYPGIVGGKTGYTTLAGNTLVTCAERNGLKLITIILKGSTPQYWSDTKNLLNFGFDNFVSLKAADHEKTYSSITSDLSFSGLTITKPEALILDPDSRIILPKTASFSDAKPELSYDISSGDPENAIAKINYRYNDRVVGCTFLEVNDALFQNKAQETKTATNLQAETYSASGDAPDPSAAQTSTTPSRKSLEKEAEDYREKALRPFEIPLAAWLILGSVGAAAVIGGAVAFFLYRKHKEEQDFLIRREQRMKRLQDSGVSADEFNSIMEQRRSSYSSKRKGRRGGRFKFR, translated from the coding sequence ATGACTCAAATTATAAAGAAGTTTTCTATATTTTTTCTGTGCCTGCTTTTTCTTGTCTCCTCTAATACAGAGACTTCTCTGGCGGCTGAAGACTGGCCTTCCGGTATATCGGTCCAGGCCCAGGGGGCTATTCTGATGGATGCGGACACCGGTACGGTTCTGTGGGGACAGAATATACACAACCAATATTTTCCCGCCAGCATAACCAAGGTCATGACCGCACTTCTGGTCATAGAAAACTGCAGTCTGGACGAAACTGTAACTTTTTCCCATAACGCCGTTTACAATGTAGAGTCAGGAAGCAGCAACGCAGGAATCAATGAAGGGGACAAGCTGTCTGTGAAAGACTGTCTCTACGCCCTGTTGTTAAAATCAGCCAATGAATCGGCCAACGCTCTTGCAGAGCATGTGGCAGGAAGCACCGAAGCCTTTGCCGATATGATGAACACCCGGGCAAAGGAGCTTGGATGTACAAACACCCATTTTTCCAATCCGAGCGGCTTAAATAACCCGGAGCATTATACTTCCCCTTACGACATGGCTCTCATAGCAAGGGCAGCATTTAACAATCCGGTATTTGGAGAAATCGACTCTACAACCTACTATAAACTTCCGCCTAACTCCATTAATAAGGAAGGGCTTACCATCTATCCCGGTCATAAGATGATGCGGAAAAGCACCCCTTACTACTATCCGGGCATTGTCGGCGGAAAAACAGGCTACACCACCCTGGCCGGCAATACTTTGGTCACCTGCGCGGAAAGAAATGGGTTAAAGCTGATCACCATTATCTTAAAAGGATCAACTCCCCAGTATTGGTCTGATACTAAAAATCTTCTAAATTTCGGTTTTGATAATTTTGTGTCCTTAAAGGCGGCAGATCATGAAAAAACCTACAGCTCCATTACCAGCGACTTAAGCTTCAGCGGATTGACCATCACGAAGCCGGAGGCCCTGATTCTTGACCCGGACAGCCGGATCATCCTGCCAAAAACAGCAAGCTTTTCTGATGCAAAGCCGGAGCTCAGCTATGATATTTCATCCGGGGACCCGGAAAATGCCATTGCTAAAATCAATTACCGTTACAACGACCGTGTGGTTGGCTGTACCTTCCTGGAGGTAAATGATGCTTTATTCCAGAATAAGGCACAGGAGACAAAAACAGCCACCAATCTGCAGGCTGAAACCTACTCTGCATCCGGAGATGCTCCGGATCCGTCTGCTGCCCAGACTTCCACAACACCTTCCAGAAAGAGTCTGGAAAAAGAAGCAGAAGATTACAGGGAAAAGGCTTTGCGGCCTTTTGAAATCCCATTGGCAGCATGGCTCATATTAGGAAGTGTGGGAGCCGCCGCAGTCATCGGCGGGGCTGTCGCCTTCTTTCTATACCGGAAGCATAAGGAGGAACAGGATTTTCTTATCAGGCGGGAACAGCGCATGAAACGACTTCAGGACTCCGGTGTTTCAGCCGATGAGTTCAACAGCATCATGGAACAAAGGCGCAGTTCCTATTCATCAAAGCGGAAAGGACGGCGGGGCGGCCGTTTCAAATTCCGCTAG
- a CDS encoding sensor histidine kinase has product MKMHQILSKRDLLRNFLITFHSLLVATILSYMMHILGGYTNNVGIIYMMAVVLVSRYSTGYVPGVIASFISVICVNFVFTYPYMAFNFTMEGYPVTFIALLVISTITSATTTHLKEQSRILNEREKRLMEAEKEALRANLLRAISHDLRTPLTGIIGASSTYLENFGNMPESEKTSLVTNIREDANWLLNMVENLLSVTRIRDTGAHVLKRPEPLEEVASESIERFRKRLPDSIVRVTVPDEFVMVPMDATLIEQVIINLLENAVYHSNSTEPIRLSISVEDGYARFEVRDHGVGISPERLDTLFDGFTSSPNSSYDSHKGMGIGLSICKAIVTAHGGNIKAANEEHGAVFTFTLPLGENAYE; this is encoded by the coding sequence ATGAAGATGCATCAAATACTATCAAAAAGGGACCTGCTTCGGAATTTTCTGATCACCTTTCATTCCCTGCTGGTGGCCACCATTCTCTCCTACATGATGCATATACTGGGAGGGTATACGAATAATGTAGGAATCATCTATATGATGGCAGTGGTATTGGTCTCCCGCTATTCCACCGGCTACGTACCGGGAGTCATTGCCTCCTTTATCAGCGTGATCTGTGTAAACTTTGTGTTTACTTATCCATATATGGCTTTTAATTTTACAATGGAAGGATATCCGGTTACCTTCATTGCACTGCTGGTCATTTCAACTATTACAAGCGCTACTACGACTCACCTGAAGGAACAAAGCCGAATCCTGAACGAACGGGAAAAGCGGTTGATGGAGGCAGAGAAGGAAGCCCTGAGAGCCAATCTTTTACGAGCCATTTCCCATGACCTGCGGACGCCCCTCACAGGAATTATCGGCGCCAGCAGCACATACCTGGAAAACTTCGGCAATATGCCGGAGTCAGAAAAAACTAGCCTGGTTACCAACATCCGGGAAGATGCCAACTGGCTCTTAAATATGGTGGAAAACCTATTAAGTGTCACCAGGATCCGTGATACCGGTGCCCACGTTCTAAAACGCCCGGAGCCATTGGAGGAGGTGGCATCGGAATCCATAGAACGGTTTCGCAAAAGACTTCCCGATTCCATTGTACGTGTAACCGTGCCGGATGAGTTTGTCATGGTTCCCATGGATGCCACATTGATCGAGCAGGTGATCATCAATCTTCTGGAAAATGCTGTCTATCATTCCAATTCAACGGAACCGATCCGCCTGTCCATCTCCGTGGAGGATGGGTATGCCCGGTTTGAAGTGAGGGATCATGGCGTGGGGATTTCCCCGGAACGGCTGGATACTTTATTTGACGGCTTCACCTCATCACCTAACAGCAGCTATGATTCCCATAAAGGAATGGGAATCGGGCTTTCTATCTGTAAGGCCATTGTCACTGCTCACGGCGGGAACATCAAAGCAGCCAATGAGGAGCATGGCGCGGTTTTTACATTTACACTACCATTAGGGGAGAATGCTTATGAATAA
- a CDS encoding response regulator, whose protein sequence is MNKFTIVMIEDEKNICNFIESALERHDYKVNTAHNGRDGLALINSLCPDVILLDLGLPDLDGIDIIKSVRSWTSIPIIVISARTQEHEKVAALDYGADDYITKPFGTSELLARIRTALRHGRPTVSTVDGSVIPTPYKSDGLVIDFAKRLVTLEGHKIHLTQIEYKLVSLLAIHSGKVLTYDYIISHIWGPYADNNNQILRVNMAHIRRKIEINPAEPNYIFTEIGVGYRMKESEI, encoded by the coding sequence ATGAATAAGTTTACAATAGTCATGATTGAAGACGAAAAGAATATCTGCAACTTTATTGAAAGCGCTTTAGAAAGACATGATTATAAAGTGAATACAGCCCATAACGGCCGGGATGGGCTGGCCCTGATCAATTCCCTCTGCCCCGATGTGATCCTACTGGATCTTGGGCTTCCTGACCTGGACGGGATTGATATCATAAAAAGTGTCCGAAGCTGGACTTCCATTCCCATTATTGTTATCTCTGCCAGGACCCAGGAGCATGAAAAGGTGGCTGCTCTTGATTATGGTGCCGATGATTATATTACAAAGCCCTTTGGGACCAGCGAGCTGTTAGCCAGGATCCGCACTGCCCTGCGCCATGGAAGGCCTACGGTCAGTACGGTGGATGGTTCTGTCATCCCCACGCCATACAAGAGCGACGGTCTGGTCATTGATTTCGCCAAGCGTCTGGTCACACTGGAGGGCCATAAAATTCATTTGACCCAGATCGAATACAAGCTGGTCTCCCTTCTTGCCATTCATTCCGGCAAGGTCCTGACCTATGACTACATCATAAGCCATATCTGGGGACCTTACGCGGATAATAACAACCAGATCCTTCGGGTCAATATGGCCCATATCCGCAGAAAGATAGAGATTAATCCGGCAGAGCCAAACTATATTTTCACGGAAATCGGAGTCGGTTACCGAATGAAAGAAAGCGAGATTTAG
- a CDS encoding 3'-5' exonuclease, with protein sequence MKDYIVLDLEWNQSAGGKDEAVEHLPFEIIEIGAVKLNEAMEEVGEFKRLIRPRIYPELHEKILEVTHMDEKTLIQEGRNFEEAVKDFLTWCGEEAVFCTWGSMDLTELQRNMAYYGILNPFPKPFLYYDVQKLYSLLYGDGKDRQSLDIAVLEQQVMEDRPFHRALDDAHYTGRILYKMDFMKVREYWSTDYYRLPENKDEEVYLVFPGYSKYISRPFETKQDAIGDKTVTDLICCKCNRMLRKKIRWFSVNQKFYTALGCCPEHGHVKGKIRMRRCDDGRVYVVKTMRLVGEEEIPEIYEKKEETRKKRVEKTRVRKINKKKGDSPLS encoded by the coding sequence ATGAAGGATTATATTGTACTGGATCTGGAATGGAACCAGAGTGCCGGAGGGAAGGATGAGGCTGTGGAGCACCTGCCCTTTGAAATCATTGAGATCGGAGCGGTAAAGCTCAATGAAGCAATGGAAGAGGTTGGAGAATTTAAGAGGCTGATCCGACCGCGGATCTATCCTGAGCTTCATGAAAAGATACTGGAAGTGACCCACATGGACGAAAAGACCCTGATCCAGGAAGGACGGAACTTTGAGGAAGCCGTAAAGGATTTTCTTACGTGGTGCGGGGAGGAAGCCGTGTTCTGCACCTGGGGATCCATGGACTTAACGGAGCTGCAGAGGAATATGGCTTATTATGGTATCTTAAATCCTTTTCCAAAGCCTTTTCTCTATTATGATGTGCAGAAACTTTACAGCCTGCTCTATGGGGACGGCAAGGATAGGCAGTCCCTTGACATAGCGGTTTTAGAGCAGCAGGTCATGGAAGACCGGCCTTTCCACCGGGCACTTGACGATGCCCATTACACCGGCCGCATACTGTATAAAATGGATTTTATGAAAGTCCGGGAATACTGGTCAACGGATTATTACCGTCTGCCGGAAAATAAGGATGAAGAGGTATATCTGGTTTTTCCAGGGTATTCCAAATACATTTCAAGGCCCTTTGAGACAAAGCAGGATGCCATAGGGGACAAAACCGTAACCGATCTGATCTGCTGCAAATGCAACCGGATGCTGAGAAAGAAGATCAGATGGTTTTCCGTGAACCAGAAGTTTTATACGGCCCTTGGCTGCTGCCCGGAACATGGGCACGTAAAAGGCAAGATCCGTATGAGGCGCTGCGATGACGGCCGTGTCTACGTGGTGAAGACCATGAGACTGGTGGGAGAGGAGGAAATCCCGGAGATTTACGAGAAAAAGGAAGAGACCAGAAAAAAACGGGTGGAAAAGACAAGGGTCCGGAAGATTAATAAAAAGAAGGGGGATTCCCCCCTTTCCTAA
- a CDS encoding DUF3006 domain-containing protein, translating into MKYTIDRIGETIVICEDENGDMVKVQALELPEGVREGDILTKADGTWTLEREETERRRQRIRNKLKGLTE; encoded by the coding sequence ATGAAGTATACCATAGACAGAATTGGAGAAACCATCGTTATCTGTGAGGATGAAAACGGAGACATGGTAAAGGTTCAGGCCTTGGAACTGCCGGAAGGAGTAAGGGAGGGGGATATCCTTACAAAGGCGGATGGGACTTGGACTCTTGAGAGGGAAGAGACGGAAAGGCGGAGGCAGAGGATTCGTAACAAGCTGAAAGGTCTGACAGAATAA
- a CDS encoding ComEC/Rec2 family competence protein produces the protein MAEKFYKRILAAAVVLITLCMAGCGPAAVRSTSFPKERERYGAGTDLRVHFIDVGQGDSTLIEKDGHFMLIDAGERDQGETVASYLEKQGVKTLDYVIGTHPHSDHIGGMETIIRKFEIQKVFLPEKEHTTKVYEGLLDAIGEKRLNVTLPKPGDTYPLGDASFQIIAPAGDYGDNLNNWSVGIRLDYGNNSFVLCGDAEKEAEEDMAAGGFSLKADVLKLSHHGSSTSSSPGFLDRVDPEFVVISCGKNNDYGHPHKEILNMLKERGIKALRTDRLGTIVAVSDGTRIAFPETGEFPEKDRTKDTPDAQGYVINTNTKKFHRPDCKSASSIKEENRKTYQGSREELIRQGYEPCQSCSP, from the coding sequence ATGGCAGAAAAATTTTATAAGCGGATACTGGCAGCAGCGGTTGTCCTCATCACCCTGTGCATGGCAGGGTGCGGACCGGCAGCGGTAAGATCCACCTCATTCCCAAAGGAACGTGAGAGATACGGGGCAGGTACGGATTTAAGAGTACATTTTATTGACGTGGGCCAGGGGGACAGCACTCTGATTGAAAAAGACGGACATTTTATGCTCATAGATGCAGGAGAAAGGGACCAGGGGGAAACGGTGGCTTCCTATTTGGAAAAGCAGGGAGTGAAGACCCTGGATTACGTGATCGGAACCCATCCCCATTCCGATCATATCGGCGGCATGGAGACCATCATCCGGAAGTTTGAAATCCAGAAGGTCTTTTTGCCGGAAAAGGAACATACCACCAAAGTTTATGAAGGCCTGTTGGATGCCATAGGGGAGAAACGGCTGAACGTCACCCTTCCAAAACCGGGTGATACTTATCCTCTGGGAGATGCGTCTTTCCAGATCATTGCTCCCGCCGGGGACTATGGAGATAATTTGAACAACTGGTCCGTTGGTATCCGTCTGGATTATGGAAATAACAGCTTTGTTCTATGCGGAGATGCGGAAAAGGAAGCGGAAGAGGATATGGCAGCCGGCGGCTTTTCTTTAAAGGCCGATGTGCTGAAACTATCCCATCATGGAAGTTCCACCTCGTCGTCTCCGGGCTTTCTGGACAGGGTCGATCCGGAGTTTGTGGTGATTTCCTGCGGAAAAAATAATGATTATGGGCATCCTCACAAGGAGATCCTGAATATGTTAAAGGAGAGGGGCATTAAGGCCTTGCGGACAGACCGGCTTGGTACCATTGTGGCGGTAAGCGACGGTACCAGGATCGCCTTTCCTGAAACCGGGGAATTCCCAGAAAAGGACAGAACTAAGGATACGCCAGACGCCCAGGGCTATGTTATAAATACCAATACCAAAAAGTTTCACCGGCCGGACTGTAAATCAGCGTCTTCCATAAAGGAAGAAAACCGGAAGACCTATCAGGGTTCCAGAGAGGAACTGATCAGGCAGGGGTATGAACCCTGCCAAAGCTGCAGCCCTTAG
- a CDS encoding cell wall-binding protein has protein sequence MNGKRILSLVLTVTMAAGLNSMTAMAAVRKKITTVNITVTADVVPGGSVSDQQAEVTVKTGKIDVGEYEFTNSGFQWYEQDVPRMEVKLYAQEGYYFAAPESGFTINGGTYVKQAKEDFSQTLTVTIDLPRVGESSQAITSAEWGSKTLAIWSPSAGAGSYEVKLYRDGKHTGGVKTATGTSLDLSESLAKAGTYTFKVRPVSRQNPGNKGDWVESSVNYVDGAAAEQNRTSSGNKGGWKQDENGWWYVNADGSYPAGNWQNINGQWYFFNEKGYMATGWVQWNGKQFYCDSTGGHMLTNTTTPDGFRVGADGAKLP, from the coding sequence ATGAATGGTAAAAGAATCTTATCACTGGTGCTGACTGTAACGATGGCAGCAGGATTAAACTCCATGACGGCTATGGCAGCTGTCAGAAAGAAGATCACAACTGTGAACATAACCGTGACAGCCGATGTGGTTCCTGGCGGATCTGTTTCCGACCAGCAGGCGGAGGTGACGGTAAAAACCGGCAAGATCGATGTGGGAGAGTATGAATTTACCAACAGCGGATTTCAGTGGTATGAACAGGATGTACCCAGGATGGAAGTGAAGCTGTATGCTCAGGAAGGGTATTATTTTGCCGCTCCGGAATCAGGTTTCACCATTAATGGAGGAACTTATGTAAAGCAGGCAAAGGAAGATTTCAGCCAGACACTGACAGTGACCATTGACCTTCCCAGAGTGGGAGAGTCCTCCCAGGCCATAACAAGTGCGGAATGGGGATCTAAAACTCTGGCTATATGGAGTCCTTCCGCCGGGGCGGGGAGCTATGAAGTGAAGCTGTACCGTGACGGAAAGCATACAGGAGGGGTAAAGACCGCCACGGGGACCAGTCTGGATCTGTCAGAGTCCCTGGCAAAAGCGGGAACCTACACCTTTAAGGTGCGCCCGGTAAGCAGGCAGAATCCGGGAAATAAAGGCGACTGGGTAGAGTCTTCCGTCAACTATGTGGATGGGGCGGCTGCGGAGCAAAACCGTACTTCCTCCGGAAACAAAGGCGGTTGGAAGCAGGATGAAAACGGCTGGTGGTATGTGAACGCCGATGGAAGCTATCCGGCAGGTAACTGGCAGAATATTAACGGACAGTGGTATTTCTTCAATGAAAAGGGCTATATGGCCACCGGCTGGGTCCAGTGGAACGGGAAGCAGTTTTACTGTGATAGTACTGGCGGACATATGCTTACCAATACCACAACGCCAGATGGTTTTCGGGTGGGAGCTGACGGAGCAAAGCTTCCTTAA
- a CDS encoding carbohydrate ABC transporter permease has product MKKKPFFRVIEPYLYLLPAMFFFSAFLFWPFLKTIWLSFAMTTPLGAVSSLVGLGNYLSIFTSQAFQNSLLVSFQYAVMTVFCSIVIGFILAIISNEEIKGKNLFRTIYALPMAISAAAASVVFMFIFHSSLGIINKVLGTHIGWLTDPRYALGAVTLVTVWMNIGLNFIFLTAALQSVPMDLYECAAIEGAGFYAKHRHITIPCISPTLFFLLIINVINALQAYAQVKMMTQGGPSGSTNVIVYQIYQEAFINSRFGMACAESIVLFIILMVLTLLQFKLEKKVTY; this is encoded by the coding sequence ATGAAAAAGAAGCCGTTTTTCCGTGTGATCGAGCCTTATCTGTATTTATTGCCTGCCATGTTTTTCTTCTCGGCATTCCTGTTCTGGCCATTCCTGAAGACCATTTGGCTCAGTTTTGCCATGACGACTCCCCTTGGAGCGGTTTCCTCCCTTGTGGGCCTAGGGAACTATTTATCCATCTTCACCTCTCAGGCCTTCCAGAACAGCCTTCTGGTATCCTTTCAATATGCAGTCATGACCGTGTTCTGCTCCATTGTCATAGGGTTTATCCTGGCAATCATTAGCAATGAAGAAATTAAGGGAAAAAACCTGTTCCGTACCATTTATGCACTGCCCATGGCCATTTCCGCCGCGGCTGCTTCCGTTGTTTTCATGTTCATTTTCCACAGCAGCCTGGGAATCATCAACAAGGTCCTTGGAACCCACATCGGCTGGCTGACGGATCCTAGGTATGCGCTTGGTGCCGTCACCCTTGTGACCGTATGGATGAACATCGGGTTAAACTTTATATTTCTTACCGCCGCCTTGCAAAGCGTTCCCATGGACTTATATGAATGCGCGGCCATTGAAGGAGCCGGATTTTATGCCAAGCACAGGCACATCACCATTCCATGCATATCTCCTACCCTGTTTTTCCTTTTGATCATCAATGTCATCAATGCCCTTCAGGCTTACGCCCAGGTTAAGATGATGACCCAGGGCGGCCCTTCCGGAAGCACCAACGTCATCGTATACCAAATCTATCAGGAAGCCTTTATCAACAGCCGGTTCGGCATGGCCTGCGCAGAATCCATCGTTTTGTTTATAATCCTGATGGTTCTGACTCTGCTTCAATTTAAACTGGAAAAGAAGGTGACCTATTGA